The Haladaptatus cibarius D43 genome window below encodes:
- a CDS encoding ABC transporter substrate-binding protein, with protein sequence MTEHDTTPDSVKRRRLLQGLGGAGIAALAGCTGSQQSNSGGTLTLAQVKSPLEFDPIVLNDVPSTQVADRVFEGLYTYDSGINVVPHLATGEPEVRNNGKTYIVEMQEGIQFQNGDSMTFEDVKYSFEAPVKEETENASEVSMIRNISKAGNRRVKFDLKYPYGPFMNALTRPIVPKSVRENNKQKFNKQNPVGSGPFQFDEWQEGNFARVTRWDDYWGEPMPNLGEIEFNPIEEPTTRLTSLQTDESDVIEGIPPKLWQQVQNMNNASIESVIGMGYFYLAFNCQNGPTTDPQVREAIDYCFDMDQAVSNFVEPSGVRQYSPLPEQIAKKWGMPLNKWKNIAHGKDIDQAKTMLDNADSVPNNWNANIIVPPDDKREQLGVTVANGLKEAGYNASVQRLDWGAFLDQYVSGDPNDYNMYTLGWSGTPDPDAFTYYFFTKEAHGTTDGTFYNGVNQQINRARRSANRQERKRLYREAITQVLEDRAHIPAYNMKNSYGMKQDVNGFESHPVSSFVVSTDYTNASIGSQ encoded by the coding sequence ATGACTGAACACGACACAACTCCGGATTCGGTAAAGCGCCGACGGCTCCTCCAAGGCCTCGGTGGGGCTGGTATCGCAGCACTCGCCGGTTGTACGGGGAGTCAACAGTCGAACTCCGGCGGCACACTGACGCTCGCACAGGTAAAGAGTCCGCTGGAGTTCGACCCTATCGTCCTCAACGACGTACCCTCGACACAGGTGGCAGACCGCGTGTTCGAGGGACTGTACACGTATGATAGCGGCATCAACGTCGTTCCACACTTGGCGACCGGCGAACCGGAGGTCAGGAACAACGGGAAGACGTACATCGTCGAGATGCAGGAGGGAATCCAGTTCCAGAACGGCGACTCGATGACCTTCGAGGACGTGAAATATTCGTTCGAAGCGCCGGTCAAGGAGGAGACAGAAAACGCCTCCGAAGTGAGCATGATACGGAACATCTCGAAGGCCGGCAACCGGCGAGTCAAGTTCGACCTGAAATATCCCTACGGCCCGTTCATGAACGCGTTGACGCGGCCTATCGTCCCGAAAAGCGTTCGGGAGAACAACAAACAGAAGTTCAACAAACAGAATCCCGTCGGTTCCGGGCCGTTCCAGTTCGACGAATGGCAGGAAGGAAATTTCGCCAGAGTCACCCGGTGGGACGACTACTGGGGGGAACCGATGCCGAATCTCGGGGAAATCGAGTTCAATCCGATCGAAGAGCCGACGACCCGGCTGACGAGCCTTCAAACCGACGAAAGCGACGTTATCGAGGGAATCCCGCCGAAACTGTGGCAACAGGTACAGAACATGAACAATGCGAGCATCGAGTCCGTCATCGGGATGGGCTACTTCTACCTCGCTTTTAACTGCCAGAACGGGCCGACCACCGACCCGCAGGTTCGGGAAGCCATCGACTACTGTTTCGACATGGACCAAGCCGTGTCGAACTTCGTGGAACCGAGCGGGGTTCGCCAGTACAGTCCACTGCCGGAGCAGATTGCTAAGAAATGGGGAATGCCGCTGAACAAGTGGAAAAACATCGCCCACGGCAAGGACATCGACCAAGCGAAAACGATGCTCGACAATGCCGACTCCGTTCCGAACAACTGGAACGCGAACATCATCGTCCCGCCGGACGACAAACGTGAACAGTTGGGCGTCACCGTGGCGAACGGCCTGAAGGAGGCCGGATACAACGCGAGCGTCCAGCGACTCGACTGGGGTGCGTTCTTAGACCAGTACGTTTCGGGCGACCCCAACGATTACAACATGTACACGCTGGGCTGGTCGGGAACGCCAGACCCCGACGCCTTCACGTACTACTTCTTCACGAAAGAAGCGCATGGGACGACGGACGGCACCTTCTACAACGGTGTGAACCAGCAAATCAACCGAGCACGTCGGTCTGCCAACCGACAGGAGCGAAAACGATTGTATCGGGAAGCAATCACGCAAGTGCTGGAAGACCGGGCACACATCCCGGCGTACAACATGAAAAACAGCTACGGGATGAAACAGGACGTCAACGGATTCGAGTCGCATCCCGTTTCCAGCTTCGTGGTTTCGACCGACTACACGAACGCATCCATCGGGTCGCAGTAA
- a CDS encoding ABC transporter permease, giving the protein MGILRYTISRSLQAIPVLVGIVTITFLLTNAIPGDPVQIMLGPSPSAEMVEEIRAQYGLDEPLPVRYVNYLTSVAQGDLGQSIYYGVPVMTKIMERLPVTLLLMLSSFGFALVTAIPLGIISARRRNQPTDHVSRVVALIGVSTPSFWIGLMLIIIFAYHLGWFPATGLILPWADPSTVEGASSQLDVLHTAAMHLLLPTLSLGTLQMAAITRIERSSMLEVLQQEYVKLARAYGVSEGKILRRHAFRNAQLPVITVVGLQLTSALGGAVLTETVFNINGMGRLIITAINNQDYPLVMGTTVFFGLTFVVGVILTDLSYAYIDPRVTYDEVD; this is encoded by the coding sequence ATGGGAATCCTCCGCTACACGATTAGCCGGTCTTTACAAGCAATCCCGGTTCTCGTCGGAATCGTCACCATCACGTTCTTGCTGACGAACGCCATTCCGGGCGACCCCGTCCAAATCATGCTCGGGCCGTCACCGAGCGCCGAGATGGTCGAGGAAATTCGGGCACAGTACGGGCTAGACGAACCGCTCCCGGTTCGATACGTGAACTACCTCACCTCCGTCGCACAGGGTGACCTCGGACAGAGTATCTACTACGGGGTGCCCGTGATGACGAAGATTATGGAGCGACTGCCGGTGACGCTCCTCCTCATGCTCTCCAGTTTCGGATTCGCGCTCGTGACCGCGATTCCGCTGGGTATCATCTCGGCCAGACGGCGAAATCAACCGACAGACCACGTTTCGCGCGTCGTCGCACTCATCGGCGTCAGCACGCCGTCGTTCTGGATTGGGCTGATGCTCATCATCATCTTCGCCTACCATCTGGGCTGGTTCCCCGCGACAGGGTTGATTCTGCCGTGGGCCGACCCGAGTACGGTCGAAGGCGCGTCCTCCCAACTGGACGTACTCCATACAGCAGCGATGCACCTGCTCTTGCCGACGCTTTCGCTCGGGACGCTCCAGATGGCCGCGATTACGCGAATCGAACGGTCGTCGATGTTGGAAGTCCTCCAGCAGGAGTACGTGAAGTTGGCGCGGGCCTACGGCGTCTCGGAAGGAAAGATACTGCGACGACACGCCTTCCGCAACGCGCAACTGCCCGTCATCACCGTCGTTGGCCTCCAACTCACGTCCGCACTCGGCGGGGCGGTGCTGACCGAGACGGTGTTCAACATCAACGGGATGGGACGGCTCATCATTACGGCAATCAACAATCAGGATTATCCGCTGGTCATGGGGACGACGGTGTTTTTCGGCCTGACGTTCGTCGTCGGCGTCATCCTCACTGACCTTTCGTACGCGTACATCGACCCGCGTGTGACCTACGACGAGGTGGACTGA
- a CDS encoding ABC transporter permease produces MGTGETTTDKLREPQSNEGYDPEEPSESNVGWRHTLDQIQQDTTARIGFYIIAFILGVAIFAWIDAKLFNYAIASQFWYNPVNDPQNARILLPPVGMENTFGSGTMKYPLGTDHRGRDILVRLVYGSRIAMQVGIVSTGFGLIAGTLVGAVAGYHGGWIDDALMRLVETLYAIPFLVLVIAFMAAFGRDLTYAMIGVGITTIPVFARLIRSRVVSVREEEYIEAARAAGVRDRNIILRHVIPNSFAPVLVQATLQVGISILIVAGLSFLGFGAQPPTPSWGQMLNQSRGYMLPDPWFSLWPGIAILITVMGFNLLGDGLRDALDPRIKN; encoded by the coding sequence ATGGGAACAGGTGAAACTACGACGGACAAACTCCGCGAACCGCAATCGAACGAAGGATACGACCCCGAAGAGCCGAGCGAATCCAACGTCGGGTGGCGACATACGCTCGACCAAATTCAACAGGATACGACGGCGAGAATCGGGTTCTACATCATCGCATTCATTCTCGGCGTCGCCATCTTCGCGTGGATAGACGCGAAACTGTTCAACTACGCCATTGCCAGTCAGTTCTGGTACAATCCGGTGAACGACCCGCAGAACGCGAGAATCCTCCTCCCGCCGGTCGGAATGGAGAACACGTTCGGGAGCGGAACGATGAAATACCCGCTCGGAACCGACCACCGTGGTCGGGATATTCTCGTCCGACTCGTCTACGGCTCTCGAATCGCCATGCAGGTCGGCATCGTTTCGACCGGGTTCGGCCTCATCGCCGGAACCCTCGTCGGTGCCGTGGCGGGCTACCACGGCGGCTGGATTGACGACGCGCTGATGCGCCTCGTGGAGACGCTGTACGCGATTCCGTTCCTCGTGTTGGTCATCGCGTTCATGGCCGCATTCGGGCGGGATTTGACCTACGCCATGATAGGTGTCGGCATCACGACGATTCCAGTCTTTGCCCGCCTAATTCGGTCGCGGGTGGTCAGCGTACGGGAAGAAGAGTACATTGAGGCGGCGCGGGCCGCCGGAGTCCGTGACCGAAACATCATTCTCCGGCACGTCATTCCGAACAGTTTCGCGCCCGTCCTCGTGCAGGCGACCCTACAAGTCGGCATCAGCATCCTCATCGTGGCCGGACTCTCGTTCCTTGGCTTCGGTGCCCAACCGCCGACGCCCTCGTGGGGGCAGATGTTGAACCAATCTCGCGGCTACATGCTTCCCGACCCATGGTTCAGCCTGTGGCCCGGGATCGCTATCCTCATCACGGTGATGGGGTTCAACCTGCTCGGCGACGGCCTCCGAGACGCACTCGACCCACGAATCAAAAACTGA
- a CDS encoding ABC transporter ATP-binding protein → MTETILQIDDLKTQFFTEEGVVRAVDGISFDVKEGEIVGLVGESGAGKSVAAQSILRLIDHPGEIVGGEVRFRDDVLFGLEEGPDGNLQPRDEMLSNEDMRRRIRGTEIAIIFQDPMESLNPVFTVGNQLREFIEINRNLSKEEAKEEAIHMLREVGIPEPETRYENYPHQFSGGMRQRVLIAMALACEPSLIIADEPTTALDVTVEGQILTLVDELQDKYDTSFVWVTHDMGVVAELCDRVNVMYLGEIVEQATVDDLFYDTRHPYTTALLNSMPRPDQTVHELEPVKGVMPEAINPPRGCRFHTRCPDAREACVETHPTCREVSDRDDPETQSHRSACIKHDEFDAGYWFSDPIEVQAKTGISGDLVSDASEGGD, encoded by the coding sequence ATGACTGAGACGATACTCCAGATAGACGACCTGAAAACGCAGTTCTTCACCGAAGAGGGCGTCGTTCGTGCCGTCGATGGCATCTCCTTCGACGTGAAAGAGGGCGAAATCGTCGGCCTCGTGGGCGAAAGCGGGGCCGGAAAGAGCGTCGCCGCCCAGAGCATCCTCCGACTCATCGACCACCCCGGCGAAATCGTCGGCGGCGAAGTCCGATTTCGGGACGACGTACTGTTCGGACTCGAAGAAGGGCCAGACGGCAACCTCCAACCGCGCGATGAGATGCTCTCGAACGAGGACATGCGGCGGCGGATTCGCGGCACGGAAATCGCCATCATCTTCCAAGACCCGATGGAGAGCCTCAATCCGGTGTTCACGGTGGGCAACCAGCTTCGGGAGTTTATCGAAATCAACCGGAATCTCTCAAAAGAGGAGGCGAAAGAAGAGGCGATTCACATGCTCCGCGAAGTCGGGATTCCGGAACCCGAGACGCGGTACGAAAACTATCCTCACCAGTTTTCGGGCGGGATGCGCCAGCGCGTCCTCATCGCCATGGCGTTGGCCTGCGAACCGAGCCTCATCATCGCCGACGAACCGACCACGGCATTGGACGTGACCGTCGAGGGCCAAATCCTGACGTTGGTAGACGAGTTGCAGGACAAATACGACACGAGTTTCGTCTGGGTCACGCACGACATGGGCGTCGTCGCCGAACTCTGTGACCGCGTCAACGTGATGTATCTCGGCGAAATCGTGGAACAGGCCACGGTTGACGACCTGTTCTACGACACGAGACATCCCTACACGACAGCGCTGCTGAACTCCATGCCGCGCCCCGACCAGACGGTTCACGAACTGGAACCGGTAAAAGGCGTGATGCCCGAAGCCATCAACCCACCTCGTGGCTGTCGGTTCCACACGCGCTGTCCCGACGCCAGAGAGGCCTGCGTCGAAACCCATCCCACGTGTCGGGAGGTCAGCGACAGGGACGACCCCGAAACGCAGTCGCATCGGTCGGCCTGCATCAAACACGACGAGTTCGACGCCGGATACTGGTTCAGCGACCCAATCGAGGTACAGGCGAAGACGGGAATCAGCGGCGACCTCGTCAGCGACGCGTCGGAGGGAGGTGACTGA
- a CDS encoding ABC transporter ATP-binding protein, which yields MSDSMSMGRLDEDETAMGEPLLEVEGLTKHFTNGGGFLSGLFGEEESVRAVEDVSFTIHKGETLGLVGESGCGKSTLARTILRLLTPTDGTVSFKGRDLTELSGEEVRSQRKDMQMIFQDPQSSLDPRMKIGPIVEEPMKAHGMYDSEGREDRARELLEKVGLDPQHYNRHPHAFSGGQRQRVNLARALSVNPDFIVCDEPVSALDVSIQAQVLNTMRSLQDEFGLTYLFIAHDLSVIRHISDRVAVMYLGQLVELADKEELYENPQHPYTQALLESIPVPDPRETGTRGVLEGDVPSPIEPPSGCRFRTRCPKLIAPAEYELSPEEWEQTRRFLRAVQRRSFEPTGEFEIVAEFFDGDAPDGEAGRIIESTIDQILADDWESAKELLTQSFAEQSICAKQIPDYEVPAEFGTGPHAAACHRHRDDVVEGRQEQ from the coding sequence ATGTCCGATTCGATGTCGATGGGCCGTCTCGACGAGGACGAGACGGCGATGGGCGAACCGCTCCTCGAAGTCGAGGGACTGACGAAACATTTCACGAACGGCGGCGGCTTCCTGTCCGGGTTGTTCGGCGAGGAGGAGTCGGTGAGAGCGGTCGAGGATGTTTCGTTCACCATCCACAAGGGCGAGACGTTGGGACTGGTCGGCGAGTCGGGATGCGGAAAAAGTACGCTCGCCCGAACCATCCTCCGACTGCTCACACCGACGGACGGAACCGTCTCGTTCAAGGGTCGTGATTTGACCGAGTTGAGCGGCGAGGAGGTGCGAAGTCAGCGCAAAGACATGCAGATGATTTTCCAAGACCCGCAATCCTCGCTCGACCCGCGGATGAAAATCGGCCCCATCGTGGAGGAACCGATGAAAGCTCACGGGATGTACGATTCGGAAGGAAGAGAGGACCGAGCGCGCGAACTCCTCGAAAAGGTCGGCCTCGACCCGCAACACTACAATCGCCATCCGCACGCCTTCTCGGGTGGCCAGCGTCAGCGCGTGAATCTGGCCCGCGCCCTGAGCGTGAATCCGGATTTCATCGTCTGTGACGAACCGGTGTCGGCGCTCGACGTGTCGATTCAGGCGCAGGTGCTCAACACGATGCGGTCGCTTCAGGACGAATTCGGCCTCACGTACCTGTTCATCGCGCACGACCTCTCGGTGATTCGGCACATCTCAGACCGCGTGGCGGTGATGTATCTGGGCCAGCTGGTCGAACTCGCGGACAAAGAAGAACTGTACGAAAATCCACAGCATCCGTACACGCAGGCGCTCTTGGAGTCCATTCCGGTTCCCGACCCCCGCGAAACGGGAACCCGCGGCGTCCTCGAAGGCGACGTTCCGAGTCCCATCGAACCGCCGAGCGGGTGTCGATTCCGAACGCGCTGTCCGAAACTCATCGCGCCCGCAGAGTACGAGCTTTCGCCCGAAGAGTGGGAACAAACTCGCAGGTTCCTGCGGGCGGTACAGCGTCGGTCGTTCGAACCGACGGGCGAATTCGAAATCGTGGCCGAGTTCTTCGATGGGGACGCTCCCGATGGTGAGGCGGGACGCATCATCGAAAGCACGATCGACCAAATTTTGGCCGACGACTGGGAAAGCGCGAAAGAACTGCTGACCCAGTCATTCGCGGAACAAAGCATCTGTGCGAAACAGATTCCCGACTACGAAGTGCCTGCCGAGTTCGGAACCGGCCCGCACGCCGCCGCGTGTCACCGTCACCGCGACGACGTTGTCGAAGGTCGGCAAGAGCAGTAG
- a CDS encoding LysE family translocator: MIEPSVLLAFVPAALALNVAPGPDSIYTLKRSVSDGRTAGVAAAAGTSTGSLVHTTAAVLGLSAVLKASALAFTVVKIVGAAYLVYLGIGTLRNHEEFEITSKTDSQTHGESFREAFAINVLNPKVAVFFLAFLPQFVRPSGSFGLQIFTLGVLFGTLGFCYQSLLAVFSSRARRMITERQRVRNVLRYASASVLVWFGVALALEERPSV; the protein is encoded by the coding sequence ATGATAGAGCCGAGCGTTTTGCTCGCCTTCGTTCCGGCCGCCCTCGCGCTGAACGTCGCCCCCGGCCCGGACAGCATCTACACGTTGAAACGGAGCGTCAGCGACGGCCGAACCGCTGGCGTGGCCGCCGCCGCAGGAACTTCGACTGGCAGTCTCGTTCATACCACCGCCGCCGTCCTCGGCTTGTCGGCGGTGCTGAAAGCGTCCGCACTCGCGTTCACCGTCGTCAAAATCGTTGGCGCGGCGTACCTCGTCTATCTCGGCATCGGCACCCTGCGCAACCATGAGGAGTTCGAAATCACGTCCAAGACGGACAGCCAAACACACGGCGAATCGTTCCGGGAGGCGTTCGCCATCAACGTCCTCAATCCGAAAGTTGCCGTCTTCTTCCTCGCCTTTCTCCCACAGTTTGTCCGCCCGAGCGGCAGTTTCGGCCTGCAAATCTTTACGCTCGGTGTCTTGTTCGGAACGCTCGGCTTTTGCTATCAGTCACTTCTCGCCGTCTTCTCAAGCAGGGCACGCCGGATGATAACCGAGCGCCAGCGCGTTCGAAACGTGCTTCGGTACGCGAGCGCTAGCGTTCTCGTTTGGTTCGGCGTTGCGCTCGCGCTCGAAGAACGGCCGAGCGTCTGA
- a CDS encoding MFS transporter, producing MGRLLSGVRGERVRLAAVIWSVLLAQVLLYPGVPDLVVHLGASEQLDGGTWFLVAEFAAFVICAGIWGYLSDRLGKRVPFIVAGAIGGSAGYAALAATPTLGLSFGAVLALRVVQGAATIAAFSLSMTMLMDLRGGHGRNMGAAGIAIGLGTAMGAPIGGQLTEIHPTTPLVAASVLLVGTALLAVPTPDRVPSESRATVATALARLRDRPELSIPYAFGFIDRLTAGFFALVGTLYFQTEFGLDAGATGLMLMLFFAPFALLQYPMGRLSDRIGRFVPVVVGSICYGITVVAVGFAPTVVLAGAAMVAVGVCGAFVSPATMALVTDIAPDSDRGVAMAGFNAFGSLGFLTGFLVGGGLADSLGFTTAFTVTGLLEVGIALVAFRAVYRLGGRVEQGEQGSEETKTTSAE from the coding sequence ATGGGTCGGCTACTTTCCGGCGTCCGCGGCGAGCGCGTTCGCCTCGCCGCCGTGATATGGTCGGTGCTGCTTGCACAGGTGCTCCTCTATCCCGGCGTGCCCGACCTCGTCGTCCACCTCGGCGCGAGCGAACAACTCGACGGCGGAACGTGGTTCCTCGTCGCGGAGTTCGCCGCGTTCGTCATCTGTGCGGGTATTTGGGGCTACTTGAGCGACCGACTCGGAAAACGTGTCCCGTTCATCGTCGCGGGTGCAATCGGCGGTTCCGCCGGATACGCCGCTCTCGCCGCGACCCCGACCCTCGGCCTCTCGTTCGGCGCGGTGCTGGCGCTCCGTGTCGTGCAAGGTGCTGCGACTATCGCCGCGTTCTCGCTGTCGATGACGATGCTGATGGATTTGCGCGGCGGCCACGGTAGAAACATGGGCGCGGCCGGTATCGCCATCGGCCTCGGAACCGCGATGGGCGCACCAATCGGCGGACAACTGACCGAAATTCACCCGACCACGCCGCTCGTCGCCGCGAGCGTCCTCTTGGTCGGAACCGCCCTGCTGGCAGTTCCGACCCCCGACCGCGTGCCATCTGAGTCGCGTGCGACCGTTGCAACCGCACTGGCGCGACTCCGCGACAGACCCGAACTGTCGATTCCCTACGCCTTCGGCTTCATCGACCGACTCACGGCGGGCTTTTTCGCGCTCGTCGGCACGCTCTACTTCCAAACCGAGTTCGGCTTGGATGCGGGTGCGACGGGACTCATGCTCATGCTCTTTTTCGCCCCGTTCGCCCTACTTCAGTATCCGATGGGACGACTGTCAGACCGAATCGGGCGATTCGTTCCGGTCGTCGTCGGATCGATTTGTTACGGCATCACGGTCGTCGCGGTCGGATTCGCACCGACGGTTGTCCTCGCAGGGGCTGCGATGGTTGCCGTCGGCGTCTGCGGCGCGTTCGTCTCCCCCGCGACGATGGCGCTCGTCACCGATATTGCCCCCGACAGCGACCGGGGGGTTGCTATGGCGGGATTCAACGCGTTCGGGAGTCTCGGATTTCTGACCGGGTTCCTCGTCGGCGGCGGTCTCGCCGACAGCCTCGGATTTACGACGGCGTTCACGGTCACGGGACTGCTCGAAGTCGGTATCGCGCTGGTCGCGTTCCGCGCCGTCTACCGCCTTGGCGGCCGCGTCGAACAAGGGGAACAAGGCTCTGAAGAGACGAAAACGACCTCTGCGGAGTAA
- a CDS encoding type 1 glutamine amidotransferase domain-containing protein: MADELTDTTVAIFIAPQGTEQVEFTEPKDAVEDAGASVDVISAETGEVQAVNNDLEPGDTFEVEQAFSEISADEYDALLIPGGAVGADKLRADENAVQIVREFAEANKPIGVICHGPWTLVEADVVEGRTLTSYPSLQTDIRNAGGEWVDEEVVVDQGLVTSRNPDDLTSFCNKVVEEFEEGRH; the protein is encoded by the coding sequence ATGGCAGACGAACTTACCGATACGACAGTCGCGATTTTCATCGCACCGCAGGGAACCGAACAGGTCGAGTTTACCGAACCGAAAGACGCAGTCGAAGACGCCGGAGCGAGCGTCGATGTAATCAGCGCCGAAACCGGCGAAGTGCAGGCGGTCAACAACGACCTCGAACCCGGCGACACATTCGAAGTCGAACAGGCGTTTTCCGAAATCTCCGCAGACGAGTACGACGCACTGCTCATTCCGGGCGGTGCGGTCGGTGCCGACAAACTCCGCGCCGACGAAAATGCAGTACAGATCGTTCGGGAGTTCGCCGAGGCGAACAAACCAATCGGCGTCATCTGCCACGGCCCGTGGACGCTGGTCGAAGCGGACGTGGTCGAAGGTCGAACGCTAACCTCCTATCCCAGCCTACAGACCGACATCCGGAACGCGGGCGGGGAGTGGGTGGACGAAGAAGTCGTCGTTGACCAAGGGTTGGTGACCAGCAGAAATCCGGACGATTTGACATCCTTCTGTAATAAGGTAGTCGAGGAGTTCGAAGAAGGTCGCCACTGA
- a CDS encoding amidase — protein sequence MNVAYASVSEIAAKVRRGDISPTAVVEDILNRIGRRNDELNAYVEVADEYARKRAADIERAVENGRPVGPLAGVPVALKESAASKEGLFRTMGSVPFRDSVSQTDSTFVTRLEAAGAVIVGTTNTPELDHKGTTDNPLRGPTRNPFDLSRNAGGSSGGSAAAVADGLVSIAHGKDAGGSLRIPAAWSGVYAFKPTFGRVPDVTRPDGFANELGIQSTHGPITRSVRDAALVLDVMEGHHPRDPSSLPDDHESYREALEHPIEDLKIAYTPDYGTFPVEAELRETVNDAVEAFRHAGATVEFVEIQLGYSHTELTDAWLKLVGANLAAMNEWLARHENLDLLGNHRDEMTDGLVDLIESGTEMTATEYLHHHVIRTTVHDAIEDVFVEYDLLVSPTVCHPPVANATEGSTLGPDEIEGEPVDPRIGWCPTYLLNFTGHPAASVPAGTVSGGLPVGMQIAGPRFADDTVISASAAFERVRPWFGRYDTGDDSS from the coding sequence ATGAACGTGGCGTATGCGTCTGTGTCGGAAATCGCGGCGAAGGTTCGTCGCGGGGACATCTCGCCCACTGCGGTCGTCGAAGACATATTAAACCGAATCGGCCGCCGAAATGACGAGCTGAACGCCTACGTGGAGGTTGCGGACGAGTACGCTCGAAAGCGGGCCGCCGACATCGAGCGAGCAGTCGAGAATGGTCGTCCGGTTGGCCCGCTCGCCGGGGTTCCCGTGGCGTTAAAAGAATCCGCCGCATCGAAGGAGGGCCTGTTCCGAACGATGGGTTCAGTTCCATTCCGCGATTCCGTCTCCCAAACCGATTCGACCTTCGTCACTCGGTTAGAAGCGGCAGGCGCAGTGATCGTCGGGACGACCAATACGCCAGAGTTAGACCACAAGGGAACGACTGACAATCCACTTCGTGGCCCGACTCGGAATCCGTTCGACCTGTCGCGGAACGCTGGCGGCTCCTCCGGTGGGAGCGCTGCGGCAGTCGCCGATGGACTCGTATCCATCGCACACGGGAAGGACGCTGGGGGGTCACTTCGCATCCCAGCAGCGTGGTCTGGCGTGTACGCATTCAAGCCGACGTTCGGACGCGTACCGGACGTAACTCGACCGGATGGATTTGCTAATGAACTCGGTATCCAGTCCACTCACGGCCCGATTACGCGGAGCGTCCGTGACGCCGCGCTCGTTCTCGACGTGATGGAGGGCCACCATCCTCGGGACCCATCGAGCCTGCCGGACGACCACGAGTCTTACCGCGAGGCTCTCGAACATCCAATCGAAGACCTCAAAATCGCATACACGCCGGATTACGGGACGTTTCCTGTCGAGGCTGAACTGCGCGAGACAGTTAACGACGCGGTCGAAGCATTCCGTCACGCAGGGGCCACAGTCGAGTTTGTCGAGATTCAACTCGGATACTCTCACACGGAACTGACGGACGCGTGGCTGAAGCTTGTGGGCGCGAATCTCGCGGCGATGAACGAGTGGCTCGCACGCCACGAGAACCTCGATTTGCTCGGGAACCATCGTGACGAGATGACCGATGGCCTCGTTGACTTGATTGAGTCTGGTACGGAAATGACTGCGACGGAGTACCTCCATCACCACGTTATCCGAACGACAGTTCACGATGCCATAGAGGACGTGTTTGTAGAGTACGACCTGCTAGTCTCACCTACAGTCTGTCATCCCCCCGTCGCAAACGCAACAGAGGGGTCTACGCTCGGCCCGGACGAAATCGAAGGCGAACCGGTAGACCCGCGAATCGGGTGGTGCCCCACGTACTTGCTCAATTTCACCGGCCACCCCGCCGCGTCGGTTCCGGCAGGAACCGTCAGCGGCGGGCTTCCGGTCGGGATGCAAATCGCGGGCCCGCGTTTCGCAGACGACACAGTTATCTCTGCCAGCGCTGCATTCGAGCGCGTCCGACCGTGGTTCGGTCGATATGATACTGGTGACGATAGTTCGTAG
- a CDS encoding GNAT family N-acetyltransferase, translated as MSDDHQEVTPTLGPGATIRSNYVFQRYDRTIERTISFRPATMERDLGRLHTWLGYDHVAEFWTLDISLPAFRDHLAGKLAEDHLTPYIGYIDHVPMSYWEVYWPSEYELDAYYDADPADRAAHLLIGPPEYVNSGYAKALFRAMGIMLFSHPETKRVVGEPEADNEVVLHVLEQCGFEARKEFYFEEADKDALLMVCERDGFEEALLADSPATVAQDSTDE; from the coding sequence ATGAGCGACGATCACCAGGAGGTGACCCCTACTCTCGGCCCGGGTGCGACCATCAGGTCGAATTACGTGTTCCAACGGTACGACCGAACCATAGAGCGAACCATCTCGTTTCGCCCAGCAACGATGGAACGCGACTTGGGCAGACTCCACACATGGCTCGGCTACGACCACGTGGCAGAGTTCTGGACCCTCGACATTTCATTGCCAGCGTTCCGCGACCACCTCGCCGGGAAACTCGCGGAAGACCACCTGACGCCGTATATCGGCTACATCGACCACGTGCCGATGAGTTACTGGGAAGTTTACTGGCCCAGCGAGTACGAACTCGATGCGTATTACGACGCAGACCCGGCAGACCGGGCCGCACACCTGCTCATCGGGCCGCCGGAGTACGTGAACAGCGGCTACGCGAAAGCGCTTTTCCGCGCCATGGGCATCATGCTGTTCTCACACCCTGAAACGAAGCGGGTGGTGGGCGAACCCGAAGCCGATAACGAAGTCGTCCTTCACGTTCTGGAACAGTGTGGCTTTGAGGCCCGCAAGGAATTCTACTTCGAAGAAGCCGACAAAGACGCCCTGTTGATGGTCTGTGAACGAGACGGTTTCGAGGAGGCACTGCTTGCGGACTCACCAGCGACGGTCGCGCAGGATTCGACAGACGAGTAA